Proteins encoded in a region of the Gammaproteobacteria bacterium genome:
- a CDS encoding S8 family peptidase: MPDRKPHILIEGFADREDFSSRRRGRNPIIPLQDRHQHGQSISGQYAGIMQGYDARRAQAEPPITEDVGIYVEIIGMPDCELPLDSLDTSRDFKLRLCRKVDDHEVAVVFVPESRRGVFQSKLEQYLDPGKDGKGGPRNHNLVDSISEIKLADLQSFWTDASGLFPQDEDQVVWWEMWLKKQPNAEDPLHISHQLAERLNAKLGNTSTTFFDSVVVLIRASSRQLSRAPELIANLEELRRAKETPNVLLRSSPKEQQQWTENLNRRVQINGVSSTAITILDTGVNYNHPLIGNFCNEESAERWDPTWPRYDNHDPTNPLAPYNDHGSKQAGLAVFGDLYDALMSHDLIAVDHRIESARILPPTGNHDPELYGAITVGTAEKLAVDRPDWKRVYSLAITSEPEALGGQPSSWSAEIDDFSFALGEAESRLFVISAGNNANVSPQPDYWDQVHLAQIEDPAQSWNALTVGAFTERTTNDDASFDGWSPLAEFGDVAPSSRSAVSWGWRKHAPYKPDVVEEGGNRLLSPDATEVTDADVVSLLTTSGKTAGQLFETNGDTSASCALVSRQAAILMAEYPGYWPETIRALIVHSAEWTQRMSERFGLLYDQHSPKLAKEIMLRTVGHGVPDIERARYSANHALTLIAQDELQPFFKGADVSASVDPKLYEMQLYQLPWPIEALQQLPPELEVKLRVTLSYFIEPNPGRRGYRKRYSYQSHGLRFEVIRPGQTLDNFRAFINQMANDETEDYSGPEGESEGWKLGAQLRTRGSLHSDTWTGSAASLADMHTIAVYPVGGWWKYRTALDRWQNSVRFSLIVSIDVPDESVDIYSVIESIVETEVEVGV; encoded by the coding sequence ATGCCGGATAGGAAGCCGCACATCCTTATCGAAGGCTTCGCAGACCGCGAGGACTTTAGTTCACGAAGGCGGGGTCGAAACCCGATCATTCCACTACAAGACCGGCATCAGCATGGCCAATCCATATCCGGGCAATATGCCGGCATTATGCAAGGTTATGATGCCCGACGAGCCCAGGCTGAGCCTCCAATTACTGAAGATGTCGGTATATATGTAGAAATCATCGGAATGCCAGATTGCGAGCTACCGCTCGACAGTCTTGATACCTCTAGGGACTTTAAACTTCGTTTATGCCGTAAGGTGGATGACCATGAGGTTGCTGTCGTGTTTGTGCCAGAGTCTAGACGTGGTGTATTCCAGAGCAAACTAGAACAGTACCTCGATCCTGGTAAAGATGGTAAAGGTGGTCCAAGAAATCACAATCTCGTTGACAGCATTTCCGAAATAAAACTAGCTGACCTGCAGTCGTTCTGGACGGATGCGAGTGGTCTTTTTCCACAGGACGAGGACCAAGTTGTTTGGTGGGAAATGTGGCTGAAGAAACAGCCTAACGCAGAGGATCCACTTCATATTTCCCATCAACTCGCTGAGCGTCTCAATGCGAAGCTGGGAAATACATCCACTACGTTCTTCGATAGTGTGGTTGTTTTAATTAGAGCATCATCCAGACAACTTTCACGCGCTCCGGAATTGATCGCAAATCTCGAAGAGCTCAGGCGGGCGAAGGAGACGCCAAATGTCTTGCTCAGGTCTTCTCCGAAGGAACAGCAACAATGGACAGAAAATCTCAATAGGCGCGTGCAAATCAATGGTGTCAGCTCTACCGCCATTACCATTCTTGATACCGGAGTCAATTACAATCACCCATTGATCGGGAATTTCTGCAACGAGGAAAGTGCGGAACGATGGGATCCTACGTGGCCTAGATATGATAACCACGATCCGACAAACCCTTTAGCGCCCTATAATGACCATGGTTCGAAGCAAGCAGGTTTGGCAGTCTTTGGTGACCTGTACGATGCCTTAATGAGTCACGATCTAATTGCAGTAGATCATCGAATCGAGTCTGCCCGCATTCTTCCTCCAACAGGCAACCACGATCCCGAACTTTATGGTGCTATTACCGTTGGCACAGCGGAAAAACTCGCTGTTGATAGACCAGATTGGAAGCGTGTTTATTCTCTGGCGATCACCTCTGAACCTGAGGCGCTGGGAGGGCAACCCTCTTCTTGGTCTGCCGAGATCGATGATTTTTCATTCGCATTGGGAGAGGCTGAATCGAGATTGTTTGTTATCTCTGCGGGTAACAATGCCAATGTTTCACCCCAGCCAGACTATTGGGACCAAGTGCATTTGGCACAAATAGAAGATCCCGCCCAGTCATGGAATGCTCTGACCGTGGGAGCATTTACAGAAAGAACGACGAATGATGATGCCAGCTTCGATGGTTGGTCGCCTCTTGCGGAGTTTGGCGATGTTGCGCCGTCTTCACGCTCTGCCGTCAGTTGGGGCTGGAGGAAACATGCTCCTTATAAGCCTGATGTTGTTGAGGAAGGTGGTAATCGTCTTCTTTCTCCAGATGCTACTGAAGTAACCGATGCCGATGTAGTGTCCCTTCTAACAACCTCTGGAAAAACAGCTGGACAACTTTTTGAAACCAATGGAGACACGAGTGCCTCTTGTGCTTTGGTTTCCCGACAAGCTGCAATCCTGATGGCTGAGTACCCAGGCTATTGGCCAGAAACAATTCGTGCCCTGATTGTGCATTCAGCTGAGTGGACACAGCGCATGTCCGAAAGGTTCGGGCTTCTGTATGACCAACACAGTCCGAAATTGGCGAAAGAGATCATGTTGCGGACAGTCGGGCATGGTGTACCGGATATCGAGCGCGCCCGTTACAGTGCAAATCATGCCCTAACGCTCATTGCACAAGATGAGTTGCAACCCTTTTTCAAAGGGGCTGATGTCAGTGCATCAGTAGATCCCAAGCTGTACGAAATGCAGCTCTATCAGTTGCCGTGGCCAATTGAGGCGCTGCAACAACTTCCTCCGGAATTGGAGGTCAAGCTCAGGGTGACACTGTCCTATTTCATTGAGCCTAACCCTGGGCGAAGGGGATATCGGAAGCGGTATAGCTACCAATCGCATGGATTACGCTTTGAAGTAATTCGACCGGGGCAAACGTTGGATAATTTCAGAGCCTTTATTAATCAAATGGCAAATGATGAAACGGAAGACTACAGTGGTCCGGAAGGTGAGAGCGAAGGCTGGAAGCTCGGAGCTCAACTGCGCACTCGTGGTTCTCTTCATTCTGATACCTGGACCGGATCGGCAGCTTCGCTTGCTGATATGCACACAATAGCGGTTTATCCTGTTGGTGGGTGGTGGAAATATCGGACTGCGTTGGATCGATGGCAAAATTCCGTTCGTTTCAGCCTTATTGTAAGTATTGATGTGCCTGATGAGAGCGTCGACATCTATTCAGTGATTGAAAGTATTGTAGAAACTGAGGTGGAGGTCGGTGTGTAG
- a CDS encoding RHS repeat-associated core domain-containing protein: MAATSQAMAQTSVQVNVQDDLGNNLSGLNVYAFDNTTYTGNSAVTDASGNAQFTLADGDYRLRVDKSGTQYFSGANNHCSVPACTSVSVEVPRAVEVTVSSSAGGFESGLNVYAFTGTTYASKSAVTDANGVATFQLLSDDYRFRIDKNGTQFFTSPTNHCSIPGCTAITYEVPESVTVTVTGAGGPEQGLTVYAFDGTTYVNKSAVTDVNGEAEFTLLPGDYRFRIDKSGTEYFTDTANHCSVPGCNSVSFQMPAQVTVNVTSSSGSAEAGLNVYAFDGSTYVNKSAITDANGDAVFTLLAGGYRFRIDKNGTQFFTDAVNHCSVPGCTDISYEIPESVTVTVTSSGDGFEAGLTVYAFDGSTYVNKSAVTDVYGEAVFTLLPGDYRFRIDKNGTQFFTDTVNHCTAPGCTAVAYEVPESVTVTVTSSGGGVEEGLNVYAFDGSTYANKSAVTDVNGEAQFTLLPGDYRFRIDKNGTQFFTDDVNHCTAPGCTAVTYDVPESVVVSVTNNAGGVEQGLNVYAFDGSTYVNKSAVTDSNGEALLSLLPGNYRFRVDKGGSQYFTDTVNHCAVPGCTFATVEVSANLSAYVVDPALGACLDAAGSANSWTAPADVTSLSCNGQGVTNLTGLANFSNLTSLSLTNNAITLLNELSGLTNLTSLDLSGNISLECSQLGDLDGVLGAGVITHPSSCLGEGEQVFNVLNPGKPATNLFSFAAASTPVGDIITSAVTYNPGTDSYDGSVYLIDGTNGNALLEIQNPSPTGSDYFGWSVASTPNGDIVVGAWNDEVGGIPAGAVYLFSGSSGVLLQTFANPSPTADDRYGYSLATTSIGSLIVGAYQEAGGGAVYVYDDQGTLSQTLTNGSGDTNGEFGKAIATTSFGDIVIGAPKQDVIVGPITLTDAGAVHLVSELGGIALLTIDNPSPADFDDYGSAVATSALDDIIISARFLDNNALDDGSVFVHDSLDGSLRWSVANPLADTNGQFAATVAGTPQGHVVVGSVNDDAGADNSGRVFVFNGSDGSLIKVIDNPSPLANVSFGQGLAITPVGQIAIGAFGADGGFGQLYLFTSVGTGESLDLLNEQDFPDPNLEACVIGEAAVNGWSTTDEVTALDCSNSDIVDVTGLEVLTNLATVDLTGNTEILCSDLDDLEMALSATTVTRPNPCDLGGGLGPAQVQNLHNAQGQRVVKTVNGDPNAAVHFIYDQAGQVIAEIDAATGTTLREYIYVNGQQVAIVDDTGTQDEETYFVHNDHLGTPQKITDDTQQTVWDGVYYPFGEVEEVTATIENEIRFPGQYSDSETGLHYNYFRDYDPSVGRYVESDPIGLGGGINTYVYALNNPKLFVDQDGQNPAQFNAAFLNQFRFWFRKENGFDPVQKLNGYRNKLKVIYGCYSCEIECITEFFLDFLPEKAIENGLKRGAESIEREVAKQIAKLTIKNLFVVTKVVGLGSTTTCVLVSCQNR; encoded by the coding sequence TTGGCAGCGACCAGTCAAGCAATGGCTCAAACCAGCGTTCAAGTGAATGTTCAGGATGATCTGGGCAATAACCTTTCAGGCCTTAATGTCTATGCCTTTGATAACACCACCTATACTGGCAATTCGGCGGTAACAGACGCCAGTGGGAATGCACAGTTTACCCTCGCCGACGGTGATTACCGGCTTCGTGTCGATAAAAGCGGCACACAGTATTTCAGCGGGGCGAACAATCACTGCTCAGTACCGGCCTGTACCTCTGTTTCTGTAGAAGTCCCTCGTGCGGTTGAAGTCACCGTGTCCAGCAGTGCCGGTGGATTTGAAAGCGGCCTCAATGTCTATGCCTTCACCGGAACGACTTATGCCAGCAAGTCCGCTGTCACCGATGCCAATGGCGTCGCAACCTTTCAGTTGCTTTCTGATGACTACCGCTTTCGTATTGACAAGAACGGCACGCAGTTCTTTACCTCCCCGACAAACCATTGTTCGATTCCCGGCTGCACGGCCATTACTTATGAAGTCCCGGAATCAGTCACCGTTACGGTAACTGGCGCCGGCGGGCCAGAGCAGGGGCTCACTGTGTATGCCTTCGATGGCACAACCTACGTCAATAAGTCAGCGGTGACTGATGTTAACGGTGAGGCGGAATTTACCCTATTACCTGGCGATTACCGGTTTCGCATCGATAAAAGTGGGACGGAATATTTTACTGATACCGCAAACCACTGTTCAGTGCCCGGCTGCAACAGTGTCAGCTTTCAAATGCCTGCGCAGGTGACTGTGAATGTCACCAGTAGTAGCGGCTCCGCCGAAGCCGGATTGAATGTGTACGCCTTTGATGGCAGCACCTATGTCAATAAGAGTGCAATCACCGATGCGAATGGTGACGCGGTGTTCACGCTACTTGCTGGTGGCTACCGGTTTCGTATTGATAAGAATGGCACCCAGTTTTTTACCGATGCAGTCAATCACTGTTCGGTGCCAGGTTGTACCGACATAAGCTACGAGATCCCAGAGTCGGTAACGGTCACCGTTACCAGCAGTGGTGATGGATTCGAAGCGGGGCTCACTGTGTATGCCTTCGATGGCTCAACCTATGTCAATAAATCCGCAGTAACCGATGTCTACGGGGAAGCCGTGTTCACGCTGTTACCCGGCGATTATCGCTTCCGCATCGACAAGAATGGCACGCAATTCTTCACCGACACGGTAAATCACTGTACCGCCCCAGGGTGTACCGCAGTGGCCTACGAAGTGCCTGAATCGGTTACGGTAACAGTCACCAGTAGCGGAGGTGGGGTCGAAGAAGGGCTCAATGTGTATGCTTTTGATGGCTCGACCTATGCCAATAAATCCGCAGTAACAGACGTCAACGGAGAAGCCCAATTTACATTGCTTCCCGGCGACTATCGTTTCCGAATCGACAAGAACGGCACCCAGTTCTTCACCGACGATGTGAATCACTGTACCGCGCCGGGCTGTACGGCAGTGACTTATGATGTCCCTGAATCGGTGGTTGTCAGTGTGACCAATAATGCGGGTGGTGTTGAGCAAGGATTGAACGTCTACGCCTTCGATGGATCGACCTATGTCAATAAATCCGCCGTTACAGACTCAAATGGCGAGGCGCTCCTCTCTCTGTTACCAGGTAACTACCGATTCCGAGTAGATAAGGGTGGCTCACAATATTTCACTGACACAGTGAATCATTGCGCAGTGCCTGGCTGCACATTTGCGACAGTGGAAGTGTCGGCTAATTTGTCGGCCTACGTTGTAGATCCAGCCCTAGGCGCTTGCCTGGACGCAGCCGGCTCTGCGAATAGTTGGACTGCACCTGCCGATGTCACCAGTTTAAGCTGTAACGGACAAGGTGTGACCAATCTGACAGGTCTGGCTAACTTCAGCAACCTGACCAGTTTGTCGTTGACCAACAATGCCATCACCTTACTGAATGAGCTCTCTGGGCTTACCAACCTCACTTCATTAGACTTGTCCGGAAACATCTCGCTTGAGTGTAGCCAACTGGGTGATCTTGATGGGGTGCTTGGCGCTGGGGTGATAACCCACCCTTCCTCCTGTTTGGGTGAGGGCGAACAGGTTTTTAACGTACTCAATCCCGGAAAGCCCGCAACAAACCTGTTCAGCTTTGCGGCGGCCAGTACACCTGTGGGAGATATTATAACCAGTGCGGTTACCTACAACCCGGGTACTGATTCTTATGACGGCAGCGTGTACCTGATTGATGGCACCAACGGCAATGCACTACTGGAAATTCAAAACCCAAGCCCGACTGGGTCGGACTATTTTGGCTGGTCAGTAGCATCGACACCTAATGGCGATATTGTTGTCGGTGCCTGGAATGATGAAGTCGGCGGCATACCCGCAGGGGCTGTATACCTGTTCAGTGGTTCAAGTGGTGTGCTGCTTCAGACGTTCGCCAATCCATCACCCACCGCGGATGATCGCTACGGTTACTCACTGGCCACAACCAGTATTGGCAGTCTGATTGTAGGCGCTTACCAGGAAGCTGGAGGAGGGGCAGTCTATGTCTACGATGACCAGGGCACGCTGTCGCAAACCCTGACTAACGGATCAGGCGATACTAACGGGGAGTTCGGTAAAGCCATTGCCACCACGTCGTTCGGTGACATTGTGATTGGTGCACCGAAACAGGATGTCATCGTTGGTCCGATCACTTTAACGGATGCTGGAGCGGTCCACCTGGTCTCAGAACTTGGAGGCATAGCTCTGTTAACCATAGACAATCCCAGTCCGGCTGATTTCGACGACTACGGCAGTGCTGTGGCTACATCAGCGCTTGATGACATAATCATCAGTGCACGCTTCTTGGACAACAATGCATTGGATGACGGCAGTGTGTTCGTCCATGACAGCCTTGATGGGTCACTGCGTTGGTCGGTCGCCAATCCACTGGCCGATACCAATGGCCAATTTGCTGCCACAGTCGCAGGTACACCGCAGGGCCATGTGGTAGTCGGCTCAGTAAATGACGATGCAGGTGCGGACAACTCGGGTCGTGTGTTTGTCTTCAACGGCAGCGATGGTAGTCTGATCAAGGTCATTGATAATCCTAGTCCACTTGCCAATGTGAGTTTCGGCCAGGGTCTTGCCATCACTCCAGTTGGACAGATAGCCATTGGTGCATTCGGTGCTGATGGAGGGTTTGGTCAACTTTACCTCTTTACCAGTGTTGGTACTGGAGAATCCTTGGATCTACTCAATGAACAGGATTTTCCTGATCCTAATCTCGAAGCGTGTGTCATAGGAGAAGCGGCGGTAAACGGCTGGTCAACAACGGATGAAGTCACCGCCCTGGATTGTTCCAACAGCGACATTGTCGATGTGACTGGGTTAGAAGTGCTCACCAATCTTGCGACTGTCGATTTGACAGGTAATACAGAGATCCTGTGTAGCGACCTGGATGATCTGGAGATGGCACTTTCTGCAACGACCGTTACCAGGCCTAATCCCTGTGATTTAGGTGGAGGATTGGGCCCGGCTCAGGTTCAGAATTTGCACAATGCGCAAGGACAACGTGTGGTCAAAACTGTGAACGGGGACCCGAATGCAGCTGTTCACTTTATCTATGATCAAGCAGGGCAGGTGATTGCGGAGATTGATGCGGCTACTGGCACTACACTGAGAGAGTACATCTACGTCAACGGTCAACAGGTTGCAATTGTTGATGACACAGGTACACAGGACGAAGAGACCTATTTTGTTCACAATGATCACTTGGGAACGCCGCAAAAGATTACGGACGACACCCAGCAAACTGTCTGGGATGGCGTCTACTACCCGTTTGGTGAAGTCGAAGAAGTCACTGCCACTATCGAGAACGAGATACGGTTTCCGGGGCAGTACAGTGACAGTGAAACTGGCCTACACTATAACTACTTTAGGGATTATGATCCGAGCGTGGGAAGGTACGTGGAAAGTGATCCTATTGGCTTAGGTGGAGGAATTAACACTTATGTCTACGCACTAAACAACCCTAAACTATTTGTTGATCAAGATGGTCAAAATCCTGCTCAGTTCAATGCGGCGTTCCTAAATCAATTTAGGTTCTGGTTTAGGAAGGAAAATGGATTTGATCCTGTGCAAAAGCTGAATGGTTACAGAAATAAACTTAAAGTAATTTATGGTTGCTATAGCTGTGAAATAGAATGCATTACAGAGTTTTTTCTCGATTTTCTGCCTGAAAAAGCAATTGAAAATGGCTTGAAGAGAGGTGCTGAAAGCATTGAACGAGAAGTAGCAAAGCAGATAGCTAAACTTACTATTAAGAATTTGTTTGTTGTTACGAAAGTAGTAGGACTAGGATCGACCACTACATGCGTACTTGTATCATGTCAAAACAGGTAG
- a CDS encoding Fic family protein, translating to MREKSNTPEYFQYEQIPPDTTLAGWAALVKSYGVDVPLRQFSSVSNRHVRGNKKKDGNWETFDKRYKPEDSLEGHLNFAFRHEVIDLLVMKRVFEALPQKDVASFIVSTPTGSVARRVWFFYEFLTGIELEIKDSEMVTAVDALEADKYFTLKGKLSQRHRVRNNLLGPKDFCPIIRKTEELNEHISLRLDKKAQETIGKIGSQVIARAANFMLLADSKASFEIEGERPPKNKLERWGRAVLEAGKRPLNQTEIYRLHQLLIGDDRFTEIGYRSEGVFLGERDQNHDPIPEFIGARHEDVQDLMFGLNECNDSLRRSALDPVLQATAIAFGFVYIHPLADGNGRLHRCLIHHVLAERQFTPPGMVFPVSSVMQDRIDDYRETLQCHSSPLMDYIDWRPLPNRNVEVTNDTADLYRYFDCTHNAEFLYECVRRTVEKDLPREIEYLKCHDEAMWLISEFIEMPDRLAQDLIMFIRQNNGKLSKRRREKEFEKLTDKEVTRLEEIVRAVFENFETVD from the coding sequence GTGAGAGAAAAATCAAATACACCTGAATATTTCCAATATGAACAAATCCCTCCGGATACCACTCTGGCAGGCTGGGCAGCGCTTGTAAAAAGTTACGGCGTAGATGTTCCCCTGCGCCAATTCTCCTCTGTCTCGAACAGGCACGTCAGGGGCAACAAGAAAAAAGACGGAAATTGGGAGACATTTGACAAGCGCTATAAGCCTGAAGACTCATTAGAAGGCCATCTGAATTTTGCCTTTCGGCATGAAGTTATCGACCTTCTTGTAATGAAACGGGTATTCGAAGCTCTGCCTCAGAAGGATGTGGCCAGTTTCATCGTCTCAACGCCAACAGGCTCAGTCGCGAGACGTGTCTGGTTCTTTTACGAATTTCTGACCGGCATTGAATTGGAAATCAAAGATTCCGAGATGGTGACGGCTGTTGATGCCCTTGAAGCGGATAAATATTTCACACTCAAGGGAAAACTTTCCCAACGCCATCGTGTACGGAACAATTTACTCGGCCCCAAAGATTTTTGCCCGATCATTCGCAAAACAGAAGAGTTGAATGAGCACATTTCATTACGTCTGGATAAAAAGGCACAGGAAACAATCGGCAAAATAGGCTCACAGGTTATCGCCCGAGCAGCAAACTTTATGCTGCTTGCGGACAGCAAAGCCAGTTTCGAGATAGAAGGCGAAAGGCCGCCAAAAAATAAACTGGAACGCTGGGGCCGTGCTGTACTTGAAGCCGGCAAACGCCCCTTGAACCAGACAGAAATATACAGACTACACCAATTGTTAATCGGTGATGATCGCTTTACGGAGATCGGTTATCGCTCCGAAGGGGTATTCCTGGGCGAACGCGACCAGAATCATGATCCCATACCGGAATTTATCGGTGCCCGACATGAAGATGTGCAGGACCTCATGTTTGGATTGAATGAATGTAATGATTCGCTGAGAAGATCCGCTCTCGATCCAGTTCTTCAAGCAACCGCTATTGCATTCGGGTTTGTATATATACACCCTCTGGCCGATGGAAATGGCAGATTACATCGCTGCCTGATACATCATGTTCTGGCAGAAAGACAATTTACACCGCCAGGAATGGTTTTCCCGGTATCCTCGGTCATGCAGGACCGGATTGATGATTATCGGGAGACATTACAATGTCATTCATCGCCACTCATGGACTATATTGATTGGCGTCCGCTTCCCAATCGAAATGTCGAGGTGACTAATGATACGGCAGACCTCTATCGGTATTTTGACTGCACGCACAACGCTGAGTTTCTTTATGAGTGTGTGCGCAGGACCGTCGAGAAAGACCTGCCACGCGAAATCGAATACCTCAAATGTCACGATGAAGCGATGTGGCTGATTTCCGAATTTATCGAAATGCCTGATCGGTTAGCTCAGGATTTAATCATGTTCATACGCCAGAATAACGGTAAGCTTTCAAAACGGCGTCGGGAGAAAGAATTCGAAAAATTGACTGATAAAGAAGTTACAAGATTAGAGGAAATTGTTAGGGCTGTTTTTGAAAATTTTGAGACCGTAGATTGA